One stretch of Nocardia mangyaensis DNA includes these proteins:
- a CDS encoding DUF4241 domain-containing protein: protein MVYDPDLDILMVDGYRHRWKRSEFVIESCALDPVVLPTGRVVACDPLSTRDDEPFPVTVAPGAYPLFAWVATQFKRGKQVDRRNALLELRISAAPALTWEMAFLADESAADLREEGAYTGHTVDAGCATLADVEALKALWRWDISEVDAVYVPRPLPTEPALGYISAVTDEETGANVSILSSGRGNGVYPTFVLRGEHGEVTGLVTDFMLFPNA, encoded by the coding sequence AAGCGGTCGGAGTTCGTCATCGAGTCATGCGCACTCGACCCGGTCGTCCTGCCGACCGGTCGCGTGGTCGCCTGCGATCCCCTCTCCACCCGTGACGACGAGCCGTTCCCGGTGACTGTCGCCCCAGGCGCCTATCCGCTGTTCGCCTGGGTCGCAACGCAGTTCAAGCGCGGCAAGCAGGTCGACCGGCGCAACGCGTTGCTGGAGCTGCGCATCAGTGCGGCACCCGCGCTGACGTGGGAGATGGCTTTCCTCGCCGACGAGTCGGCCGCCGACCTCCGGGAGGAAGGGGCCTACACAGGGCACACCGTCGACGCCGGCTGCGCCACCCTCGCCGACGTCGAGGCGCTGAAGGCCCTGTGGCGCTGGGACATCAGCGAGGTCGATGCGGTCTACGTTCCCCGGCCACTCCCCACCGAGCCCGCTCTCGGCTACATCTCTGCGGTCACCGACGAGGAGACCGGCGCGAACGTCAGCATCCTGAGTTCCGGTCGGGGCAACGGCGTCTATCCGACTTTTGTGCTCCGGGGCGAGCACGGCGAGGTCACCGGGTTGGTCACCGACTTCATGCTGTTCCCCAACGCATGA
- a CDS encoding serine hydrolase domain-containing protein — protein sequence MSLPPATTVAPDNRVPAEVGARLTDLLEKLVTRRDVHHAALTIANGEGTQRWSAASGRADHPIRPDDPFFIASITKRFIIALVIQAAERGEIELGAPITGYLPTQATDGLHVLGGVDRTSAITVRHLASHTSGLPDHFEKRRGGPSLDDQLAAGRDVAWTFEDMIRTTRDQQRPHFAPQDLTVSRQKARYSDTGFQLLIRILETATQRSFAELLTERIIGPLGLTSTWLPGHRPPESTAAPTPLYAKQRRVELPSLIQSSNDLFSSSGDLLTFQRALLGGELFREQSSSRLLTERRNRLRNIPVLRYGLGTMFFGVGRLASAGRHPVTLIGHSGATGTWLFHCPELDLHLTGTVDQTKGRAIPFRLMTRCLNIWRA from the coding sequence ATGAGCTTGCCGCCGGCCACCACCGTCGCACCCGACAATCGCGTTCCCGCCGAGGTCGGCGCGCGACTGACCGATCTCCTGGAGAAACTGGTCACGCGACGCGACGTCCACCACGCCGCCCTCACCATCGCGAACGGGGAGGGGACACAGCGCTGGTCAGCCGCCTCAGGCCGTGCCGATCACCCGATACGCCCTGACGACCCCTTCTTCATCGCGAGCATCACCAAACGCTTCATCATCGCGTTGGTGATCCAGGCCGCCGAGCGCGGCGAGATCGAACTGGGCGCACCGATCACCGGCTACCTGCCGACGCAGGCGACCGACGGACTTCACGTGCTCGGCGGAGTCGACCGGACCTCCGCGATCACGGTGCGCCACCTCGCCAGCCACACCTCAGGGTTGCCCGACCACTTCGAAAAGCGTCGTGGGGGCCCCAGCCTGGACGACCAGCTCGCCGCCGGCCGGGACGTGGCGTGGACGTTCGAGGACATGATCCGAACCACCCGCGACCAGCAACGGCCCCACTTCGCACCGCAGGACCTCACCGTCTCCCGGCAGAAGGCGCGATACTCCGACACCGGATTCCAGCTGCTCATCCGCATCCTCGAAACGGCTACCCAGCGCTCGTTCGCCGAACTCCTGACAGAACGGATCATCGGACCGCTCGGATTGACGAGTACCTGGCTACCCGGGCATCGCCCGCCGGAGTCGACGGCGGCACCCACACCGCTCTACGCGAAACAGCGTCGCGTCGAACTCCCCTCGTTGATCCAGTCCAGCAACGACTTGTTCAGCAGCAGTGGCGATCTGCTCACCTTTCAGCGAGCACTGCTCGGCGGTGAACTCTTCCGTGAGCAGAGTTCGTCGCGCCTGCTCACCGAGCGCCGCAACAGACTGCGCAACATCCCCGTCCTCCGGTACGGATTGGGCACCATGTTCTTCGGAGTCGGTCGACTCGCGTCGGCGGGCCGACACCCCGTCACCCTCATCGGCCACTCGGGGGCGACCGGCACCTGGCTCTTCCACTGTCCAGAACTCGACCTGCACCTCACGGGCACCGTCGACCAGACCAAGGGACGGGCCATCCCCTTCCGGCTCATGACGCGCTGCCTCAACATCTGGCGCGCGTGA